One part of the Solanum stenotomum isolate F172 unplaced genomic scaffold, ASM1918654v1 scaffold17538, whole genome shotgun sequence genome encodes these proteins:
- the LOC125850511 gene encoding transcriptional regulator TAC1-like has translation MENDIPNSSNSQKYQITWGSDGGIISQVKCYRCSFCKRGFSNAQALGGHMNIHRKDRAKLREILIETSDHTKKSVSPSDHIHSPSSTDELILQQDISSDDMSNPSKRPCVTLEQQQQHHHHISKEKDENHELIIGGDILQLPLFVDSPSKDEINKDMQLSGDDSKLDLELRLGPEP, from the coding sequence ATGGAGAATGATATTCCTAATTCTTCCAACTCCCAAAAATACCAAATAACATGGGGTTCTGATGGAGGTATAATAAGCCAAGTTAAGTGTTATAGGTGTAGCTTTTGTAAAAGAGGTTTCTCTAATGCACAAGCTTTAGGTGGACACATGAATATCCATAGAAAAGATAGAGCCAAGCTTAGAGAAATCTTGATCGAGACTTCAGATCATACCAAGAAGTCTGTCAGTCCTTCTGATCATATTCATTCACCGTCCAGTACTGATGAATTAATATTGCAACAAGATATATCTAGCGATGATATGAGTAACCCCTCGAAAAGGCCATGTGTTACActtgaacaacaacaacaacatcatcatcatatttccaaagaaaaagatgaaaatcatGAATTGATTATTGGAGGTGATATTTTACAATTACCTTTGTTTGTGGACTCTCCAtcaaaagatgaaattaataagGACATGCAATTGAGTGGTGATGATTCAAAATTGGACCTTGAGCTTCGATTAGGACCAGAACCAtag
- the LOC125850506 gene encoding uncharacterized protein LOC125850506 has protein sequence MKCLLVIFLFASFLFISFTSFSNRFIWFSPCSDCGAINIHTSYAYSTTVTNNINEKDDITNITHILFGIGGSAKTWNNRKNYSDLWWEPNVTRGFVWLDENPGENDTWPEYSPPYRVSEDTSAFKYTCWFGDRSAVRIARIVKESFELGLENVRWFVMGDDDTVFFTKNLVTVLSKYDHNQMYYIGGNSESVEQDLVHSYGMAYGGGGIAISYPLAEVLVKILDGCINRYHDFYGSDQKIGGCMAEIGVPLTRELGFHQMDIRGSARGFLATHPLAPIVSLHHLGVIHSLIPLMDRVDSIKKVIEAYKKDSSRTMQQSFCYDIKKNWSISVSWGYSIQLYPNLMNGKELETPMRTFETWKGFEEPFTFNTRPNYIEPCQRPIEYYLDRVFELDNGETLTSYKRIGDYNKQCEKENYSPALAIQMVNVTANILSPQVWRQAPHRQCCEVINGEENSNIIATVLQIRIRSCNKWESATLPF, from the exons ATGAAGTGtttacttgttattttcttatttgcttcctttttatttatctcCTTCACTTCATTTTCCAATCGATTTATATGGTTTAGTCCATGTTCTGATTGTGGTGCCATAAATATTCATACTAGTTACGCTTATAGTACTACCGTTACAAATAATATCAACGAAAAAGATGATATTACTAACATAactcatattttatttggtattggagGGTCCGCTAAGACGTGGAATAATCGAAAAAATTATTCCGATTTATGGTGGGAACCTAACGTGACACGAGGGTTCGTGTGGCTCGATGAGAACCCGGGAGAAAATGACACGTGGCCTGAATATTCACCGCCCTATAGGGTCTCGGAGGACACGTCAGCATTCAAGTACACGTGTTGGTTTGGTGACAGATCAGCAGTGAGGATCGCGAGGATTGTGAAGGAGAGTTTTGAATTAGGGTTAGAGAATGTGAGGTGGTTCGTTATGGGGGATGATGATACGGTATTTTTTACGAAGAATTTAGTAACGGTTTTGAGTAAATATGATCATAATCAAATGTATTATATTGGTGGTAATTCAGAAAGTGTGGAACAAGATTTGGTACATTCTTATGGTATGGCTTATGGTGGTGGTGGAATTGCTATTAGTTATCCTCTTGCGGAGGTCCTCGTAAAGATTTTAGACGGTTGTATTAATCGTTATCATGATTTCTACGGTTCTGATCAAAAGATTGGTGGATGTATGGCTGAGATTGGCGTTCCTCTCACTAGAGAACTCGGATTTCATCAg aTGGACATACGTGGTAGTGCACGTGGATTTTTGGCAACGCATCCATTGGCACCAATTGTATCGTTGCACCATCTAGGTGTTATACATTCTCTAATTCCACTAATGGATCGAGTCGATTCAATAAAGAAGGTAATCGAGGCATATAAAAAAGATTCAAGTCGAACAATGCAACAAAGTTTTTGTTAcgatataaagaaaaattggtCGATATCAGTATCATGGGGATATTCAATTCAATTATATCCAAATTTAATGAATGGGAAGGAATTAGAGACACCAATGAGGACATTTGAGACATGGAAAGGGTTTGAAGAGCCATTTACGTTTAATACTAGGCCAAATTATATTGAGCCATGTCAAAGGCCTATCGAATATTATTTGGATCGGGTTTTTGAGCTCGATAATGGTGAAACTTTAACGAGTTATAAGAGAATTGGTGATTATAATAAGCAatgtgaaaaagaaaattattcacCAGCATTAGCAATTCAAATGGTTAATGTCACGGCCAATATTTTATCTCCCCAAGTATGGAGACAG GCACCACATAGGCAATGTTGTGAGGTGATTAATGGTGAAgaaaatagtaatattattgCTACTGTTTTACAAATCAGAATTAGAAGTTGCAATAAATGGGAATCAGCAACATTGCCCTTTTGA
- the LOC125850514 gene encoding tropinone reductase homolog: MDADGRWTFQGNTAIVTGGTRGIGHAIVEELASFGANVYTCSRNQMELDECLRQWKAKGFKVGGSMCDLLSRSQRQKFMDNVSSYFDGKINILINNAAVVVSNLVTESTHEDYNTMMGINFEASYHLSQLAHPFLKASKNGRIVFISSVAGIVSLPLCSIYSAAKGAMNQLTRSLACEWAMDNIRVNAVAPWVIKTSLIEAASQDPEVKKRINKLVSRTPIGGRPGEPKEVSAMVAFLCFPCASYITGQIMCVDGGITINGSC, from the exons ATGGATGCTGATGGTAGGTGGACTTTTCAAGGCAATACTGCCATTGTTACGGGAGGCACTCGAGGCATAGG GCATGCCATTGTAGAAGAATTAGCAAGTTTTGGAGCAAATGTTTATACATGTTCACGTAACCAAATGGAGCTTGATGAATGTCTTAGACAATGGAAAGCTAAAGGTTTTAAAGTTGGAGGGTCTATGTGTGATTTACTATCAAGATCTCAAAGACAAAAGTTTATGGACAACGTTAGCAGCTATTTTGATGGAAAAATCAATATTCTT ATAAATAATGCTGCTGTAGTTGTATCAAACTTAGTAACAGAATCCACTCATGAAGATTACAACACTATGATGGGCATAAATTTTGAGGCTTCTTACCATTTATCTCAGCTTGCACATCCCTTCTTAAAGGCCTCAAAAAATGGAAGAATTGTTTTCATTTCTTCTGTTGCTGGCATTGTCTCTCTGCCCTTATGTTCCATTTATTCAGCAGCTAAAG GGGCAATGAACCAATTGACAAGGAGTTTGGCATGTGAATGGGCTATGGACAATATTAGAGTTAATGCAGTTGCACCATGGGTAATCAAAACCTCTCTCATTGAAGCAGCTTCG CAAGATCCAGAAGTGAAAAAAAGGATCAATAAATTAGTGAGTCGAACTCCTATTGGTGGTCGACCTGGAGAGCCAAAAGAAGTGTCAGCCATGGTTGCCTTCCTTTGCTTCCCATGTGCTTCATATATCACTGGCCAAATTATGTGTGTTGATGGAGGAATAACCATTAATGGATCTTGTTAA
- the LOC125850498 gene encoding zinc finger protein 10-like, with translation MEQPRYWMSTKRKHDMTLSNNPSSYGDSWEEQAFAEDASGALGGCIWPPRSYTCSFCRREFRSAQALGGHMNVHRRDRARMKQSPPSNSPSGHDHQVFVPPPLPPNHHHNRHVQYPSQIRTFMYNPNSDSASGVPIRVSSQKTLATHHHSSFSSIVQEEKKNNLSSSWSNLVADKYSCLSSVKNDEEKKLKSIDFKKDQERNLEVMIDSSFRTKHDHIVETNRKRRKVDQEDNISFANLFPRTSSSIERCRPQSEALERIPSAIEELDLELKL, from the coding sequence ATGGAACAACCAAGATATTGGATGAGCACAAAGAGAAAACATGACATGACATTATCAAATAATCCTTCATCATATGGCGATTCGTGGGAGGAGCAAGCTTTTGCTGAAGATGCATCTGGAGCACTTGGAGGGTGCATATGGCCACCAAGATCTTATACTTGTAGCTTTTGTAGAAGAGAATTTAGGTCAGCTCAAGCTCTTGGTGGCCATATGAATGTTCATAGAAGGGATAGAGCAAGAATGAAACAATCTCCTCCATCTAATAGTCCAAGTGGTCATGATCATCAAGTATTtgttcctcctcctcttcctcctaaTCATCATCACAATAGACATGTTCAATACCCTTCTCAAATTCGTACCTTTATGTATAACCCTAATTCTGACTCTGCCTCTGGGGTTCCAATTAGGGTTTCTTCTCAAAAGACCTTAGCAACTCATCATCATTCTTCCTTTTCATCAATTGtccaagaagagaaaaagaataaCTTGTCTTCATCATGGTCAAACTTGGTGGCTGACAAATATTCTTGTCTCTCTAGTGTGAAAAATGATGAGGAGAAGAAGTTGAAATCTATAGATTTCAAGAAAGATCAAGAGAGGAATCTTGAAGTCATGATAGACTCAAGCTTTAGGACAAAACATGACCATATTGTTGAAACTAATCGCAAAAGGAGGAAAGTTGATCAAGAAGATAACATTTCATTTGCAAATCTCTTCCCTAGAACAAGTTCATCAATCGAAAGGTGTCGTCCCCAATCAGAAGCACTTGAAAGGATCCCTAGTGCAATAGAAGAATTGGATCTTGAGTTGAAGCTTTGA